The Notolabrus celidotus isolate fNotCel1 chromosome 16, fNotCel1.pri, whole genome shotgun sequence genomic sequence TTGTGTCTGTTGGCTTTCACTCTAACAGaacttgtctgaatgtttacgAGCCGTGAACATCCGATCGTTGTAGCTCATCACAAAGTTACAGAAGTTACTGAAAGCTTCTTTTGTGTGCGTGCAGAGGGAGGGCGAAACCAATCAACCATCTGACGAGCACTTCTAAAGAAGCGTGATGGCTCTGCCGGCCTCTGAGATGTTACTGTACCTGGCTGTTGTTTGTAAAGACGTCTCGGTGTGTTCACGATGGAGCTTTTGAGGATTATCTCTTCACTTTTATTCGGCCAAGCTAGTTTTTTCACTTCTTCCACAGCTGTATGTTAAGCTTAACCTGAAAACCTTTTGATTTTCTgcattgtatcatgttgtgtgcATCAAACAGCTGACTCGAAGCCATCAGAAGAAATCGGAAGAATTGTAATCCCAATAGCTTTGAAATGactgttatgaaaaaattcacccccgtacagtgtgtgccgattgagaaatgagctatccagacgacatttgttttttgtaccaggctgtaagcgtatttatttctgctataaagatcggcttttttgaattgctgtgtatgtggtttcagctacttccggagccagtctcaagtggacactggatggttgaactgcagtttttaacacttctacattggcttcaattcttacGGCCGGATGTTGTCGCTTGCTCAAGACCCAGTGTCTATACACATCTTATTTGTGCATATTTTGTACATATTTCAGTAAAAGTAACACTTTCAGCTCCATCTCAAACACCATTTCTCCAGCTACTGCCACTCACAGATATTTGAAGACCTGGAAGAAGCTGTGAAAGTTGGCAGGAAGAGCAGAGTACAGCAGGCGTTTGTTCTGTCAAGcatgacaatgtggcaaaaggTGGAGTCTGCCGTGTCCTCCACGTCTGCTGAGGGAGTGTTAGACACAGAGATGCCTTAAGAAGCAGCTACAGGGCAGAACAGCTGAAATAAATCCTCTCtgggatcaatcaatcaatctttatttgtatggcgccaaatcacaacaaacgtgatctcaagatgctttccaaacagagcaggtctagactgtactctatgttctattattaacaaagacccaacatcaagacaggataagatccagtcccatcttacagacaggactcagtctgatctcatcttaatccaccatgagcagagcactttgcagcatttagcaagttacagcagcaaggacaaactttctttaacaggcagaaacctccagcaggaccagactcatgttagacacacatctgctgagaccgagttggggttggaaagagggaaagatGAGAATAAGAGATAAAGAGTGAGTGATGAAAGTGATGAGCACGTCCGTAGCAGCTGGCGTCTGGAACTCCATCGGTGCATAAATATCAATGCTCAGAATGTGGTGTGCGTGAAttaatgcagaagtataaatagGTGTTGGGAGGATTTGTAGTTTTCCTcctgtgtccagtgtgtgcatgaagCAGCCATCTGAGGAATTTCTTTGTGCTTTTTTGTGAAAACAGAAACTGTTGGAGCGGACTCGGGCTCGAAGGGAAAACCTCCAGAAGAAAATGGCGGAGAGACCAAACGCAGCAAACAGAGCGATGGTCAAAAGGCCCAGGGAGCCACTGGTTGACACAAACAGTGTGATCAGTGAGCCAGTCACTGATAAAGGTATGAACAGGTATTGTTGGCCTTTTGTACGCCGAGTTGCAGCTGTACTCTTTACTCAtatttctccatctctctcctctcagctccACAGGTGTCCTCCAGGCCGTCCCCCTCCAAGCGCAAGTGCTCAGGGGAAAACGTCCAGCCTGCAGCTGGTGAGGAGAATCAGGAGCCCACCATGACACGAGCTGTGACTCAAGTGCTTTCAGATCCTCCCACAGACAAGAAACCCCCCGCTGGCCCCATCGGCGTCCGAACCTCCTCCTCCCTGGAGAGAACTGCTACCCGGCCTGTGGTTCAGTCTCAGCCTGGGCAGCTGAAAACTGCACAGCCGGAGCCAGAGAAGATGACCATCCCTCCTTCTCCTGATCCTCCGAGCAGCAGAGAAGTAGAGGCGGTGCATCTGAGTTCAGCTGTGCAGAGGAGCAAGGAGCACCTGGTGGAAGATCCAGCTCCTTCTGCTGCTGGAATGAAGTCCCGTCTTCAGAGGCTGGCGCAGAGAAAGTTTTGGGATGGAGATGGTAACAATGCTGTTTGAGATATTTGATCTAAATAGGCGGTCGCAATAACTGAAGCATCACGTCCAAACACATGCTAAAGCTAACAGACAGTTGCTGAATCACAAACTAGTAATGGTTCTTGGTACAGTGAagtttttttcatgtctgttttttcctgtttgaAGCATGTACATTAAATCTATCCTAAGCTTGCTCATGTTAAGTTTCAGGAATTCAAAGTTGTGTGCAGTCCACTCTGTACATTTTCTCCCAACCTAAATCAAACCCTTCTCCACCATTTCAGATAACTCTGATGATGCTGCAGACTGCACCCCAATCTCAGCGATGACAAGACAACCTGAGGTCCCAGCAGTGGTCCCTCCTGCATTCTCAGGTACTCCACTGGGGAGAAAAGGACGACTGGCCAACCTCGCTGCCACCATCGGATCCTGGGAAGATGACCTGAGTCATGCTAACATCCCCAAAGAGCAGGCAAAGGAGAAGCCTGGCAAAGCTGTTCCCAAGGTATCAGTCCAAGGAGACACCGTGGCTTTCAGCACTAAACCAGGTGCTGCGGGTCATGTGGAGGCCAAGGCATCTGCAAGCAGCAAGGCTACACCCTCCTCTAATCAGGTAAGTTTCCATgggatggtttttatttttcagctttATTCGTTATTTGTCTGACTGATTTTAGAGAAACTTAAATTTACACACCGTTAGCCCCTGTCCTTACTTTTGTGTCCCTTTTGTACTGAATGCCCAGTTAGATTCATTGACTGTAAAGACacaacagcttcttctttttcttctggtGTGCCTTGTTGAGATTTTCCTTCATCTTTTCTCCAGGTGGCAAATTCTCTGGTAAAGTCCAGCAGAGTTGTTTTCCCGAGCCCTCAGAAGGTGGACATTCCTGCAGCCAAGCCAGCACTCCAGTCCGTCTCCAGTCCCCAGAAGAGCTCCATCCAGGCCAAAGCCCTTCCGTCCAGTCCCCAGAAGACCTACCCCTCCTCTTCAACATCAGTCCCTCATAGCCCCCTGAAGAACCCTGTCCTTTCCAGGGGTCTCGACCCCACCTCCAGCCCCCAGAAACCTGAACTCCGGGCTAAACCGTCTAATGTCCCACAGGAAAAAGTGACAACCGGAGGACCTGGTGAGTCCTGTCTGAGATTCAGAAAGAtatgatgaagaaaaaaactgtCATGTTAGTTATTTTCTTCATCTTATCGTGTTAATTTTTTTACAGGTGTGAAATCTTTCCTGGACCGATTTGGAGAGAAGTGTCAGGAGCGTACCAACAACAGCTCCCCAGCAGGGGGTAGCAGTCACAACAAGACCCCAACTGTAACTCCAGCAGTCACACCAAACACCAGACTGGTCCAGGAGAGGCTTAGAGCCGCCCATGCTGCAAACACCACCACTGCAGATCTCACCCAAAGACAGAAACTGGTAGGATAATGTCAGAAACACTGTAGCTTGTCCCATAATTACTCTCATTATTTTGTATCACAAAAATGATCCTTCTCCTTTCAGGAGCGAGAGTCTGAGCTGGCTCAGATTCGCAGTCGCTTCCAGAAGGGAAACAATAtgtggaaaaacaaagaggaagcagctgaaaccaacaaaaacacagacgtcAAGGTCGGTCAACAATCAACCTGACAAACAAAAGAGACGCAGCATGCTCATGCTCTGATAGTAACGGTAAATAATGTGTTTTCAGGAGCAGATTTCCAAACCTGTGGAGGCTGAAGTGGTCCCACGTGAGCCACAGGATGAACCTGCTGTACCTTTTACTCAGAGAACAGATACACCCACAAAGTGCACTCCTCCAGGTATTCACAAATTCTACATCATGGGTTGAGTGATCGCTCAGTAGCATCCattcattgtgttgttgttgcacATCTTAACTCTGACTTGGAAAAGGTTTAACTAATTTGAAGTGAAAGCAGCATTTCAAGTGAAAGTTAGATAACACTCCAACAAAGCTGCCTCTTGATGACTTACTACAGCTAACAAGACCATCAGGGAGAAAACTGATTATTTCTATACAGCGATGAGTTACGCTTGTTACTGCTGCCTCTAGTTTGGTGTCAGACAAGGCTAATTACAGACTTCAGATTGGTGCTCTAAGGTTCAAATCCGTGGTTTAAAGTAAGCAGAATGAGATTTATTTTCAGAAAACACTTCCTTACACTTCTACCAGAAAAGCTCAGCAAAGAGATCAGAGGCACCACTGATCTCAGGTtacaatattaaataaaagaCTGAACTGTTTTCATAAACCTACAGCAGATTTCCATAAACACAACTTAAACGCTGCTGAGTCTTCTCTGAGAGTCCCGTGGATTTCTATTAAGTAATAACAAACTTCCCTCCACAAGGATAACTTTTCCATCGATGTGTGGATCACATGCATTTCAAACCATTGAGGGATGTTTCATGTGGATCATGGATCAACAGTGATCCATACAGCACCTCTATCAGCATGTTAGTTTCAGCATCATATGAAAAATAATCAGAATTGGGTGCCagtggcctaacggtctaacCCCACCCCACattcagaggctatagtcctcatcgcagaggtcgctggtttttACTTCCATCTGCAACCATGTGCAGCatttcttcccccactctctgcttccAATGTTTCCTGACTCTCTTAAGCTGTCATATCAATAAAGGCCAAAAtacccaaaaatatatctttaaaaataatcagaatGATGCTCAAACCTGGGAGCCTGTAAACACCCTTGATATAGTTACACAGGATTAGAGTAATACCTACTTTAGGGGcttcaacataaaaataaaaacactacagtAGTCTCTTTAAGAGATCAATCAAAGAGTTTTTCCCTCATTTATTCACCCTTTTTTCAATTTAGCCTTTAAGATGATATGGAGGGGGAAAATCCTCTTGTGTTTTCAACCACTACACCAAACAGCAGATTTTTAGCTGAACAGTGTCATTCAAGTTATAATGGATTCAAAGATGgacaacaacatttaaacatttacagcTTTGTAAAGGCTTGATGCTCAATAAATTGAATATTGTCTAACGTGTATTGTAAATTTGCAGGTTTCGGGTTGGTGGACACCCCTCCAGCCTCCACATCCAGCCCTCTGAGGGTCGGGGTCCATGCTGCAGAGAAAACCACAGACAAAACCCCAGATGAAGAGCAGGAGGTCGTTAAAGAGATAGAGATGAACGTGGACGGATCCATCAACTCAGAGGTGATCAACGACCTGTTTGATGGGATCCTGGAGCAGAGTGATGATCAGAatgacgaagaggaggaggaggaagatgctCTGAATATCTCCTCCATGTCTCTCCTCATTCCGCTGGCAGAGACTGTGGTGAAGAGTCCAGACAGAAGAATGATGGTACGAACCAGAGAGATGACGTTTTCTGCTGACTCATGTCCTTCATGTTAGAGTTACTGATagaccttgtttttgttttagacATCGACTCCAGCCTGCTCGTTCCTCGTTAAGAACAACACTCCAGAAGGTATTTCCAGACCAAGCAAGTTCCAGAGGACAAACATGATCCGGACCGCCTCCTCAGACAGCATTGATGCCGCAGATGAGGACCCCAAACTGCTGTACAGGTAAGAGGAACACCTGATCAGGCACACCATCGTGAAGCTCTACTGTAGCAGTTCTTACAGTTTCTGTACCTCAGCATCAGGAGGTAATGGACATTTGATGGGAACATGACAACCGTCCATGCAGCCAGAATGTGGTTTGACATTGTCTGAATGTCAGCaaatgttgctcctaaacctttatatattgttcagcattaaaggAGCTGTctcagatgtgtaagctacccatgccatggactcttatgatccccataccatcagggaacTGGGCTTTTGTACTGTGTGCTGAAGTCTGGTGGTCCCtgtcctctttagagcggaggacacagcgtccatgatttctaaaaagaatgtcagattttgattcatcagaccacaggacagttttccacttcacctcagtccatcttaaacaggctcaggtccagagaagtctgtAATTTCTAGATCATGTGTACATGGTTTTATTTACGATTTGTGGATGTAATGATGAAATGTGTTCTTAGACAATGGTGTGACGTGATTTTGATTGTGGTGATTCTCtaccacagagtcatgtctgtttttaatgcagtactgccggagggcctgaagatcaggtccatccagtcttggttttggtccttgtcccttttgtacagagatatCTCCAgattgaatcttttaatgatatgatGTAcagtagatgatgaaatccactcattctttgtcatgttactctgaggaacattattctcaaactgttgaactatttgctcacacagtctctcacagagtggtgaacctcttcccttcagagagactcagcctctttgGAGTCCTTTATATACACAGTCATGTGGCTAACCTGTTTTATcaagttgggagatgttcctccttCAGTGtccttcaaatttaaaatgagcagataCTTCTCATAAAACAaccacatttttcagtttcaaatgAAATATATAATTTACATGATTTTCTAAATGTCAAAATCTGTTCTTTATTAGCATTTTACACTGAGTCTGAACTTTTATTGaatgtgttcattttctttACATGTATCTGTTTGGCTCTGTGTTTGTCAGCATTGATGCATACAGGTCCATCAGAGTGAAAGAGACGGAGCGACCCGACATTAAACAAGTCATTGTGAGGAAAGAGGACGTCTCGAACCGAGCAGAGGAACCCAGAGGATCCAGTCTCTTCAGTATCAAACAGAAGATGAAGGTCCGGATTACATGCTTTTGATTCATTGCAGATTACAGCACTCAGACTTTATTTCACATACACTTGAAGATTGTTCTGTCAGCCTTGCGTTTCAAGGAATTAATCTCGTCTCTCGTTCTACAGATTCTGACCAATGAGCTGAACCTGCAGCAGACAATCATCCATCAGGCCAGTCAGGCGCTAAACTGCTGCACAGATGAAGAACACGGCAAAGGATCTCAGGTGGAGGCTGAGGCCGAGAGGCTGCTGCTGGTGGCAAGTGAGTCTTCAGTGTTTTGACTTTAAATatccctcttttttccctcaGAGCGCTGCCTTGTTTTCTGTCCCTTTGGAAATTCTGAGTCCCccacaaagaaaacatcttcatctttcttatTCTGAAGTTTCATCACGACCCAATTTATGCAATATTTCATCAGAGAAGATGTGAGATGTAGCGTCTCCTTGTGGTTGAATCAGAGCATAACTCCTATCATTTTGATTTTCTCAGCGGAGAAGAGAGAGGCGTTGAAAGCCGAGCTGGACCGTCTGAAAGGAGACCCAGCAGGCCAGAAGAAGGTCCCTGCAGCCCCAGAGCCTGCTGGTATGTCTGCCTCCAAAGGCTCCATCACCCTGCAGGAGCTCCGCCTGCCTCTTAAGGCAGAATTTGTCTGCTCCACTGCCAACAAGCCAGGTGGGCCAGAGTTATATTGTCCTTAAACTAAGAGTAAAAATCTACTGATGTACATTTCTCTCTCATGTCTCTTCTGACTTAGAGTCAGTATTGTGCTTTTCTGTTTAATCGTAGTGGCTTAGATGTTTCCTTTGATAGACTGCTGtttacagaagtgttagaaTTTAAAGCCATGAATACGTCTTTTCTCTTACTTCGTTCTTGCTCAGACGTCCTGCGTAGGATCCAGAAGGGAGGATAAGTTTAATACGTTGAGCACTGGGATTGATACTTCACAGGAACTCCATCTAGATTTAGTTCCCGTAtgagtgtttttattgaagTGGTGGTTATAATTTCGTTCTGTCTCTTAAATGTTTCAGAGTCCACCAAATACTCCTTCTTCATCATGATTCGAGCCGGAGCAGAGAACACGGTGGCCACGCCGTTAGCCAGCACACACCGCGGCCTCAGCGGGGACACGCTCGCTTTCCCCACCAAGTTCCACATGTAAGTCAGGCGCTTACGTTACATTTTACATTCATCACTATATCACTGTTTACCTTTTGAAGTTTTTAACAGCCCATATTAAACAAGGTAAAGATGCATTTTTACAACatttcctccctcttcctccagtCCTGAGGTCTCCAGCAACTTTGAAATTGATATTGAGATCTACGGCCTGGTGAGTAATATCATATTAGTTAGTGGTTTACTAATGCTAAAATTATAATCTCACAATTTATGgactacattttctattttggaACTTTTTAGAGTTTTAGATTATGTGAAGACATTTATGCTATTTTCAAAATTTGa encodes the following:
- the anln gene encoding anillin isoform X4, whose product is MDPFTEKLLERTRARRENLQKKMAERPNAANRAMVKRPREPLVDTNSVISEPVTDKAPQVSSRPSPSKRKCSGENVQPAAGEENQEPTMTRAVTQVLSDPPTDKKPPAGPIGVRTSSSLERTATRPVVQSQPGQLKTAQPEPEKMTIPPSPDPPSSREVEAVHLSSAVQRSKEHLVEDPAPSAAGMKSRLQRLAQRKFWDGDDNSDDAADCTPISAMTRQPEVPAVVPPAFSGTPLGRKGRLANLAATIGSWEDDLSHANIPKEQAKEKPGKAVPKVSVQGDTVAFSTKPGAAGHVEAKASASSKATPSSNQVANSLVKSSRVVFPSPQKVDIPAAKPALQSVSSPQKSSIQAKALPSSPQKTYPSSSTSVPHSPLKNPVLSRGLDPTSSPQKPELRAKPSNVPQEKVTTGGPGVKSFLDRFGEKCQERTNNSSPAGGSSHNKTPTVTPAVTPNTRLVQERLRAAHAANTTTADLTQRQKLERESELAQIRSRFQKGNNMWKNKEEAAETNKNTDVKEQISKPVEAEVVPREPQDEPAVPFTQRTDTPTKCTPPGFGLVDTPPASTSSPLRVGVHAAEKTTDKTPDEEQEVVKEIEMNVDGSINSEVINDLFDGILEQSDDQNDEEEEEEDALNISSMSLLIPLAETVVKSPDRRMMTSTPACSFLVKNNTPEGISRPSKFQRTNMIRTASSDSIDAADEDPKLLYSIDAYRSIRVKETERPDIKQVIVRKEDVSNRAEEPRGSSLFSIKQKMKILTNELNLQQTIIHQASQALNCCTDEEHGKGSQVEAEAERLLLVATEKREALKAELDRLKGDPAGQKKVPAAPEPAGMSASKGSITLQELRLPLKAEFVCSTANKPESTKYSFFIMIRAGAENTVATPLASTHRGLSGDTLAFPTKFHIPEVSSNFEIDIEIYGLMQKREVCVDKKKKSSKSKAITPKRFLAITKSGQTPVVASPGGPSAVRTSHFVLVGSHKLTLSSIGKNKFPLEKVPFLCPLEGHVFLQMQCEVGSKVEGKGFLTMFEDVSGFGAWHRRWCVLSGYCISYWTYPDDERRKNPIGRINLANCTSKKVEPVNREFCARPNTFELITVRPQREDDRETLVSQCQNTMCITKNWLSADTKDERNLWMSKLSQIVVDLRMWQPDACYKPL
- the anln gene encoding anillin isoform X3, producing MDPFTEKLLERTRARRENLQKKMAERPNAANRAMVKRPREPLVDTNSVISEPVTDKAPQVSSRPSPSKRKCSGENVQPAAGEENQEPTMTRAVTQVLSDPPTDKKPPAGPIGVRTSSSLERTATRPVVQSQPGQLKTAQPEPEKMTIPPSPDPPSSREVEAVHLSSAVQRSKEHLVEDPAPSAAGMKSRLQRLAQRKFWDGDDNSDDAADCTPISAMTRQPEVPAVVPPAFSGTPLGRKGRLANLAATIGSWEDDLSHANIPKEQAKEKPGKAVPKVSVQGDTVAFSTKPGAAGHVEAKASASSKATPSSNQVANSLVKSSRVVFPSPQKVDIPAAKPALQSVSSPQKSSIQAKALPSSPQKTYPSSSTSVPHSPLKNPVLSRGLDPTSSPQKPELRAKPSNVPQEKVTTGGPGVKSFLDRFGEKCQERTNNSSPAGGSSHNKTPTVTPAVTPNTRLVQERLRAAHAANTTTADLTQRQKLERESELAQIRSRFQKGNNMWKNKEEAAETNKNTDVKEQISKPVEAEVVPREPQDEPAVPFTQRTDTPTKCTPPGFGLVDTPPASTSSPLRVGVHAAEKTTDKTPDEEQEVVKEIEMNVDGSINSEVINDLFDGILEQSDDQNDEEEEEEDALNISSMSLLIPLAETVVKSPDRRMMTSTPACSFLVKNNTPEGISRPSKFQRTNMIRTASSDSIDAADEDPKLLYSIDAYRSIRVKETERPDIKQVIVRKEDVSNRAEEPRGSSLFSIKQKMKILTNELNLQQTIIHQASQALNCCTDEEHGKGSQVEAEAERLLLVATEKREALKAELDRLKGDPAGQKKVPAAPEPAGMSASKGSITLQELRLPLKAEFVCSTANKPESTKYSFFIMIRAGAENTVATPLASTHRGLSGDTLAFPTKFHIPEVSSNFEIDIEIYGLMQKREVCVDKKKKSSKSKMIWRQVHEAHDLCMSAITPKRFLAITKSGQTPVVASPGGPSAVRTSHFVLVGSHKLTLSSIGKNKFPLEKVPFLCPLEGHVFLQMQCEVGSKVEGKGFLTMFEDVSGFGAWHRRWCVLSGYCISYWTYPDDERRKNPIGRINLANCTSKKVEPVNREFCARPNTFELITVRPQREDDRETLVSQCQNTMCITKNWLSADTKDERNLWMSKLSQIVVDLRMWQPDACYKPL
- the anln gene encoding anillin isoform X1; this encodes MDPFTEKLLERTRARRENLQKKMAERPNAANRAMVKRPREPLVDTNSVISEPVTDKAPQVSSRPSPSKRKCSGENVQPAAGEENQEPTMTRAVTQVLSDPPTDKKPPAGPIGVRTSSSLERTATRPVVQSQPGQLKTAQPEPEKMTIPPSPDPPSSREVEAVHLSSAVQRSKEHLVEDPAPSAAGMKSRLQRLAQRKFWDGDDNSDDAADCTPISAMTRQPEVPAVVPPAFSGTPLGRKGRLANLAATIGSWEDDLSHANIPKEQAKEKPGKAVPKVSVQGDTVAFSTKPGAAGHVEAKASASSKATPSSNQVANSLVKSSRVVFPSPQKVDIPAAKPALQSVSSPQKSSIQAKALPSSPQKTYPSSSTSVPHSPLKNPVLSRGLDPTSSPQKPELRAKPSNVPQEKVTTGGPGVKSFLDRFGEKCQERTNNSSPAGGSSHNKTPTVTPAVTPNTRLVQERLRAAHAANTTTADLTQRQKLERESELAQIRSRFQKGNNMWKNKEEAAETNKNTDVKEQISKPVEAEVVPREPQDEPAVPFTQRTDTPTKCTPPGFGLVDTPPASTSSPLRVGVHAAEKTTDKTPDEEQEVVKEIEMNVDGSINSEVINDLFDGILEQSDDQNDEEEEEEDALNISSMSLLIPLAETVVKSPDRRMMTSTPACSFLVKNNTPEGISRPSKFQRTNMIRTASSDSIDAADEDPKLLYSIDAYRSIRVKETERPDIKQVIVRKEDVSNRAEEPRGSSLFSIKQKMKILTNELNLQQTIIHQASQALNCCTDEEHGKGSQVEAEAERLLLVATEKREALKAELDRLKGDPAGQKKVPAAPEPAGMSASKGSITLQELRLPLKAEFVCSTANKPESTKYSFFIMIRAGAENTVATPLASTHRGLSGDTLAFPTKFHIPEVSSNFEIDIEIYGLMQKREVCVDKKKKSSKSKMIWRQVHEAHDLCMSAITPKRFLAITKSGQTPVVASPGGPSAVRTSHFVLVGSHKLTLSSIGKNKFPLEKIKYEGGERELLRDMFHTKVPFLCPLEGHVFLQMQCEVGSKVEGKGFLTMFEDVSGFGAWHRRWCVLSGYCISYWTYPDDERRKNPIGRINLANCTSKKVEPVNREFCARPNTFELITVRPQREDDRETLVSQCQNTMCITKNWLSADTKDERNLWMSKLSQIVVDLRMWQPDACYKPL
- the anln gene encoding anillin isoform X2, which encodes MDPFTEKLLERTRARRENLQKKMAERPNAANRAMVKRPREPLVDTNSVISEPVTDKAPQVSSRPSPSKRKCSGENVQPAAGEENQEPTMTRAVTQVLSDPPTDKKPPAGPIGVRTSSSLERTATRPVVQSQPGQLKTAQPEPEKMTIPPSPDPPSSREVEAVHLSSAVQRSKEHLVEDPAPSAAGMKSRLQRLAQRKFWDGDDNSDDAADCTPISAMTRQPEVPAVVPPAFSGTPLGRKGRLANLAATIGSWEDDLSHANIPKEQAKEKPGKAVPKVSVQGDTVAFSTKPGAAGHVEAKASASSKATPSSNQVANSLVKSSRVVFPSPQKVDIPAAKPALQSVSSPQKSSIQAKALPSSPQKTYPSSSTSVPHSPLKNPVLSRGLDPTSSPQKPELRAKPSNVPQEKVTTGGPGVKSFLDRFGEKCQERTNNSSPAGGSSHNKTPTVTPAVTPNTRLVQERLRAAHAANTTTADLTQRQKLERESELAQIRSRFQKGNNMWKNKEEAAETNKNTDVKEQISKPVEAEVVPREPQDEPAVPFTQRTDTPTKCTPPGFGLVDTPPASTSSPLRVGVHAAEKTTDKTPDEEQEVVKEIEMNVDGSINSEVINDLFDGILEQSDDQNDEEEEEEDALNISSMSLLIPLAETVVKSPDRRMMTSTPACSFLVKNNTPEGISRPSKFQRTNMIRTASSDSIDAADEDPKLLYSIDAYRSIRVKETERPDIKQVIVRKEDVSNRAEEPRGSSLFSIKQKMKILTNELNLQQTIIHQASQALNCCTDEEHGKGSQVEAEAERLLLVATEKREALKAELDRLKGDPAGQKKVPAAPEPAGMSASKGSITLQELRLPLKAEFVCSTANKPESTKYSFFIMIRAGAENTVATPLASTHRGLSGDTLAFPTKFHIPEVSSNFEIDIEIYGLMQKREVCVDKKKKSSKSKAITPKRFLAITKSGQTPVVASPGGPSAVRTSHFVLVGSHKLTLSSIGKNKFPLEKIKYEGGERELLRDMFHTKVPFLCPLEGHVFLQMQCEVGSKVEGKGFLTMFEDVSGFGAWHRRWCVLSGYCISYWTYPDDERRKNPIGRINLANCTSKKVEPVNREFCARPNTFELITVRPQREDDRETLVSQCQNTMCITKNWLSADTKDERNLWMSKLSQIVVDLRMWQPDACYKPL